The Flavobacterium piscisymbiosum genome includes a region encoding these proteins:
- a CDS encoding DUF4861 family protein: MKLIKLHFLLAFVLPLMAMAQVKKSISIHNNSALDRKESVTAIKWAAVLSSFPQIDTANFVVINANTKKQVPYQLEHHGNRSIQNLLVQIDIKAKSSLRLLIQKGKPEAFASKTYARYVPERLDDFAWENDKIAFRAYGKALEKTEGDAYGYDVWVKRTNKLVLNDRYKRNEYHIDHGDGLDYYHVGYTLGAGNMAPYIKDTIRYSANYHQWKILDNGPLRSTFQLVYDTWNAGGIKVKAVKTISLDAGSQLNKIENSYTFDQNEPMPVVVGIIRREKQGIISLNEQQGIMGYWEPAFDKEGTTGLGTILTTPAKTMWVSKEQLLAKTTVTNKEPIIYYSGACWDKAGKITTAKQWMDYLNHFNEELKNPLIISVK; this comes from the coding sequence ATGAAATTAATTAAACTCCACTTTTTACTGGCTTTTGTTTTGCCTTTAATGGCTATGGCTCAGGTAAAAAAATCAATCAGCATTCATAATAATTCGGCTTTAGACCGAAAAGAATCGGTAACAGCCATAAAATGGGCAGCAGTGCTTTCCTCCTTTCCGCAAATTGACACAGCAAATTTTGTGGTAATTAACGCCAATACAAAAAAACAAGTTCCGTATCAATTAGAACATCATGGAAATCGTTCCATACAAAATCTATTAGTGCAAATTGATATTAAGGCAAAATCATCGCTGAGACTTCTAATTCAAAAAGGTAAACCTGAAGCCTTTGCTTCTAAAACTTATGCGCGTTATGTACCGGAACGTTTGGACGATTTTGCATGGGAAAATGATAAAATTGCTTTTCGTGCTTACGGAAAAGCCTTAGAAAAAACCGAAGGTGACGCTTATGGCTATGATGTCTGGGTAAAACGCACCAATAAATTAGTCCTGAACGATCGTTATAAACGCAATGAATATCATATCGATCATGGCGATGGTTTAGATTATTATCATGTAGGTTATACCTTAGGCGCCGGAAATATGGCTCCGTACATAAAAGATACTATACGCTATTCTGCCAATTACCATCAATGGAAAATCTTGGACAATGGTCCTTTGCGCTCTACTTTTCAATTAGTTTATGATACCTGGAATGCAGGAGGAATAAAGGTTAAGGCTGTAAAAACCATTTCACTGGATGCCGGTTCACAACTTAATAAAATTGAAAACAGCTATACTTTCGACCAAAACGAACCTATGCCTGTTGTAGTTGGAATAATAAGACGCGAAAAGCAGGGCATTATTTCCTTAAACGAACAACAAGGAATTATGGGCTATTGGGAACCTGCTTTTGATAAAGAAGGAACTACTGGTCTGGGTACGATTTTAACCACTCCGGCAAAAACAATGTGGGTGAGTAAAGAACAGCTTTTGGCTAAAACTACAGTCACAAACAAGGAGCCAATCATTTACTATTCTGGCGCATGCTGGGATAAGGCCGGAAAAATCACTACAGCAAAACAATGGATGGATTACCTGAATCATTTTAATGAGGAACTCAAAAATCCTTTGATTATAAGTGTTAAATAA
- a CDS encoding gluconate 5-dehydrogenase, protein MSINLFDLTGKTALITGGVHGLGMAMAKGLGNAGAKIVVNDHSSQEAVDKAIAEYKSEGIEAYGYLFDVTDETAVIAAINKIEAEVGPIDILINNAGIIKRTPIIEMEVADFEAVIKVDLTGPFIVSKTIAKGMIERGGGKIINMCSMMSELGRDSVSAYAAAKGGLKMLTKNMATEWAKFNIQTNGIGPGYFATSQTAPIRVNGHPFNEFIMGRTPAGRWGDPDDLQGAAIFLSSKASDFVNGHIVYVDGGILATIGKPSNES, encoded by the coding sequence ATGTCAATTAACTTATTTGATTTAACGGGAAAAACAGCGCTTATTACAGGAGGAGTCCATGGTCTGGGAATGGCAATGGCCAAAGGACTTGGAAATGCAGGTGCAAAAATTGTAGTAAACGATCACTCATCGCAGGAAGCAGTAGATAAAGCCATTGCAGAATATAAATCTGAAGGAATCGAAGCCTATGGCTATTTATTTGATGTAACCGATGAAACTGCTGTAATTGCCGCAATCAACAAGATTGAAGCCGAAGTTGGTCCCATCGATATTTTAATCAATAATGCCGGAATCATCAAAAGAACACCGATTATAGAAATGGAAGTTGCCGATTTTGAAGCTGTTATAAAAGTAGACTTAACAGGCCCTTTTATTGTTTCTAAAACTATTGCCAAAGGAATGATTGAACGCGGAGGCGGAAAAATCATAAACATGTGCTCCATGATGAGCGAATTGGGAAGAGATTCTGTAAGCGCTTATGCTGCAGCAAAAGGCGGACTAAAAATGCTGACTAAAAACATGGCTACAGAATGGGCTAAATTTAATATTCAGACTAACGGAATCGGCCCTGGATATTTTGCTACAAGCCAGACTGCTCCTATTCGTGTAAACGGACATCCATTTAATGAATTTATTATGGGTAGAACCCCTGCAGGACGCTGGGGAGATCCGGATGATTTACAAGGTGCTGCCATATTTTTGAGTTCAAAAGCAAGTGATTTTGTAAACGGACATATTGTGTATGTTGACGGCGGTATTTTGGCTACCATAGGAAAACCATCTAACGAGTCCTAA